The genome window acatagttgtcaatagcgatcgTAGCGATCACTATAGcacgctacgtagcgtataggtctagTGTCGCTATTTGGGTTGTAGCGATGGATGGCGAGAATAGCGACACTTTAGTttcttattttttaattataaataaCAATTAAATATAGTTataaatagctggattttaggtttttgttaaatacacatgtaaaatagcatatataccagggtattttgatataacatacatataattttttttctagtgtatcgctatgtagcatataggtccgttatcgctatttgtcgctattcgccatcAACAACTATGTACCTGAAAGCTAGTTCTTTCTTAATTCTTCCAAAAGTAGTTAAACTTATAAGAAGCAGATTATATTAAAAGGCGAAAACACGTGTGTACAGCTTGTTAACTCAACTTGGTGTGTTATTTTGAATGTTTTAGATAACTGGAGTGAGAAGGCTATCAGAAGGAAGACCACAGGTACCGGTCGTATGCGTTACCTTCGTAATGTTCCCCGCAGGTTCAAGAGCAACTTCAGGGAAGGTAATAAAATATGATTACtttttttggtttttgttttaaaaaatgtAAATATAAATATATGCCATTTTGTCTCCATTTTCTGAATTTGTTGTAttatttgagttaattactgttttcgtccctgtgttttgtcaaaaatcactatttcagtccattagtttaaaaattgcgatttcagtccctgtggtttcactttcgtaactatttcagtccaccttgtaaccatttcagtccctgtactaacagaataaatggattgaaatggttacgaaagtgaaaccacagggactgaaatcgcaatttttaaactaatggactgaaatagtgatttttgacaaaccaccgggacaaaaacagtaattaactctgtATTATTTTGTTAAACAGGTACTCAAGCAACACCAAGGACCAAAGGAGCTGCTGCTAGCACTTGAGATTGATAGTACAATTTTGTTTGGTTTTGTGTTGCTACTTGTTTTTGTCTCAGAAAACCTTTCTTGGGGATTTTGTTTGTTTACTGATTCTTGTTTTTAAAGTTTTGCCTGTTTTTGAGCACTAGAAAGCTATTCATTTGTGTTCAGTTTATTTTTGCATTTTCCCTTCTTTATAGACTGACCATAAAtccaaaaacaaaaatcaaacaagtgtagattcagtttggttttaaattgataaaatagtaaaatgtatgTCACTTTATTAAACTCATCATCATACTCAttaaatctcaccaatagcaaaaTTAAGGTAGGGTCTAAGAAGGGTAGATGTAGACACTCTTATCTCTACCCTGCAGGAATAGAGTAGAGGTGCACAAACCGGTTAattttaataaccggttcggttaaccggttataccggttaatTTGACTTTTTGAATTTAACCGGTTAATGCTTTAACCGATTATTACTTTAACCGGTTATTTTTTTAACTGGTCCGCTTAATTACTTTAACCGGTTCAGTTAATTAATCGGTTATTAACCGtttttttttgccttttttttgaatttttcggttAACCAGTCTATCGGTTAAAAAACCGgtttaaaaaaaccggttaataacc of Helianthus annuus cultivar XRQ/B chromosome 1, HanXRQr2.0-SUNRISE, whole genome shotgun sequence contains these proteins:
- the LOC110883346 gene encoding 60S ribosomal protein L37-1; translation: MGKGTGSFGKRRNKTHTLCVRCGRRSFHLQKSRCSACAYPAARVRKYNWSEKAIRRKTTGTGRMRYLRNVPRRFKSNFREGTQATPRTKGAAAST